The following is a genomic window from Platichthys flesus chromosome 13, fPlaFle2.1, whole genome shotgun sequence.
atatcTGTGCGGAGCAGAAACATCACCACGACAAACTTTGATCgacaaaagaagttaaagattaAGACACAGAATttaaatcactgcttttaatgacttgagtctatttgagtttacagaactcagctgtggTTCCAGGATTAACCCTaactccagcatagagaggctgagtgaatgtggtctggactctgtggaggagagtcatggtgtcagagacattgtagaaggacagaacacctgcactgggatccaggtacactcctactctggaggaccaaggacctgacactggagtcAAGATGCTGTTGTAGtaaaagaaataaatgtttttaccaCAATATAATGACCAGGATTTATCATTGAATCCAAATTCACATTCTAACGAATTTCTTCTGTTATTCTTGTACGTGACTGCTACCATAGCTCCAACTCCCATCCAcatctccacctcccagtaacaacgcCCAGTCAGACTCTCTGTACTCCGGACCTGAGGCTGACCAAtgaatctgtctgggtgatCAGAATAAGACTGTTGTTTACTCATAGctgttacttttctgtttccctcagataataacacacatctgtttgctgtgtttggatccagtgtgacTTCCTGTGAATATtttaagaagtcagctctgAAATCAAACTTCCTCATTGGACAGATCCTGTGCTGCCTCAATGCAGCTGACTGAAGATGAagctggaggtgtttttcacaataagaggccaaacaatccaaacaggaaatgaaagctttcagttttctcccatTGCAGACATCACAGACTACATCTTCAGGTCCAGCAaagcagtgatcagcaggagcagcttggagcCCAGtattcttcagctcctccagtaaatcagctaacatggtgtttttccaCAGGACAGGCCTCAGGGTGaaggtctgtctacactgaggacagctgtagTGTCCTCTCGCCGCTCCATGGTCCCAGTGGGTGTTAATACAGCTCTGacagtagctgtgtccacagccagtagTCACCGGATCCTTAAGTTGATCCAGACAGATCGAGCAGCAGAATCTTTCCATGTCAACTTGATTTTCTCGCTGCGCCATTTCAGCTGCTATCAGTGACTGTAATTATACAGTGCTGCCTTGTCACACCGTTTAAAGATATTTCATTTCTTGtctctgaacagaaacagatctCTACTCCTCCCTCTCGCATTCCTCTTTTCACCATGTTTAAAGGCAGCTGCCTTTGTTGTCACACTGTTTAAAGGTCACTACACAAAGagacttaataataataataatatttttctgtttgagaTCAGCAGAGACATTAGATTACCTTCACCTTGACAAAGAAATCACAGTGAATCATTGGAGCCTGAACTTGAaacttaaaatttagatttataatctccttttgttttatctttttttgttacttcctgttttactttgacgtTCTTTTACCTTatttgtctcttcctctctgtacTTGTGGTCTTCGTCTGGTTTCCCGTGTTgtgattgaaattgaaatgatttttgttatttttcactttcgaTAATGCaaggttgaattttaaacgacTGGAATATATTTCTATTATAGCATTTgagatataaaataaagaatgataATATTTaataccaccaccatgttttcAGGGACCTTAGAAAGTCTCATATATTATTGTCTGAGAAGCTTGTCTGTTGATCCTTTGTCTTCACGTCCACATAAAGCTTcgaaataaaatatcaaaaagaTGAAGACACCATGAGACGGATTCTGCAGAGTGACACCAGAGTGTGGCAGTACCTCCAGTCCAGCAGGGGCGCTGCTCTGTTTCACGACACTAGGTTACGGATCTCTTTACGTgtttgaggtcagaggtcaaacagcCGCAGACATGACAACGTTACGACCCTTCACCTGCGACGATCTGTTCAAATTCAACAACATGTGAGTGACCACTCGTCGTTTTTATCGTTTGACTTCATCACCGGATGTCGGTGCGACTCGGAGGCTGCGGGATCCCTGTCTCTTCCGCTGATGGAC
Proteins encoded in this region:
- the LOC133966975 gene encoding tripartite motif-containing protein 16-like protein — encoded protein: MRKFDFRADFLKYSQEVTLDPNTANRCVLLSEGNRKVTAMSKQQSYSDHPDRFIGQPQVRSTESLTGRCYWEVEMWMGVGAMVAVTYKNNRRNSLECEFGFNDKSWSLYCGKNIYFFYYNSILTPVSGPWSSRVGVYLDPSAGVLSFYNVSDTMTLLHRVQTTFTQPLYAGVRVNPGTTAEFCKLK